One window of the Candidatus Jettenia sp. genome contains the following:
- a CDS encoding right-handed parallel beta-helix repeat-containing protein, with the protein MNIFFILFIVVASLCCNYSLCKQDFAYGNSYYVDPNKGDDGKIGNLSAPWRTIKNSVSRLQPGDTLYLRGGTYYESQIKISNQGAKSKKIIIKNYPDESPIIDGGYAEFRIVPNSDWEIHDAKKNIYRSVKTYSSADYVYGYFGPDNNCRLISYESYHDLSAENEDYTAVGDVYLGPGIFWNSSDEKIYIRLKPSKQQMAMGYTTPLNNDPCLTKMFIFSHHEIIILREKSSYIDIEGINLRYQNNAFEFKPGSNNILIKNSNVLGGRTHIYVNDNVHDLVFDGIKIEDSVPPWIAWTDVKRGKKPAHRFQGTAISIEGSAHNIEIKNCVFNNTWDGINATSSAFGLHIHDNVFKGTRDDVVQLGSGCSDVEINHNKMILVSKGVSRHGSGSPLRPGTKYIHHNIIDCSKPMLGGRRDPDDLLLEKYQKYHGPNGDGMVWARPFGSHRSGGYGRGDPWKIYHNTIIFGKELNDRGAGHEYVLETFYPGYPQEVYNNIIIQTMDHWLARDCRVADGSQICDGNLYYRLGANSKSYFFRSWAERLGGSSKDFKSLSAFKSSPLFDASKKYYAPGWEKNGAEANPQLDEDYYPAPDGPAAYGAIPLPSSWPGQDGKKYRGALPPKNLNIK; encoded by the coding sequence TTGAATATTTTCTTCATTTTATTTATAGTTGTTGCAAGTTTATGTTGTAATTATTCTTTATGTAAGCAAGATTTTGCCTATGGGAATTCCTATTATGTTGATCCAAATAAGGGCGATGATGGAAAGATAGGAAACTTATCTGCTCCCTGGAGAACGATAAAAAATAGTGTTTCGAGATTACAACCGGGCGATACCCTCTATCTCAGGGGTGGAACTTACTATGAGAGTCAAATTAAAATTAGTAACCAAGGGGCTAAATCAAAAAAAATTATCATAAAAAATTATCCCGATGAATCGCCAATTATTGATGGAGGTTATGCAGAGTTTAGAATAGTTCCCAATTCTGATTGGGAGATTCACGATGCTAAGAAAAATATATATAGGTCGGTAAAAACTTATTCTTCTGCAGATTATGTCTATGGATATTTCGGACCCGATAATAATTGTCGCCTTATCTCTTATGAAAGTTATCATGATCTTAGCGCAGAGAATGAAGATTATACTGCTGTTGGTGATGTTTATCTCGGTCCCGGTATATTTTGGAATAGTTCTGATGAGAAGATCTATATCAGGCTGAAGCCCAGTAAGCAACAAATGGCTATGGGGTATACTACTCCATTGAACAACGACCCATGTCTTACAAAGATGTTTATTTTTTCTCATCATGAAATAATCATTTTAAGAGAGAAGTCTTCTTACATCGATATTGAAGGTATTAATCTTAGGTATCAAAACAATGCTTTTGAATTTAAACCAGGATCGAATAATATTCTTATAAAGAACTCAAATGTGTTAGGAGGTAGGACACATATTTATGTAAATGACAATGTCCACGATCTTGTCTTTGATGGTATTAAGATTGAAGATTCTGTTCCTCCCTGGATTGCCTGGACTGATGTGAAAAGAGGTAAAAAACCAGCACACCGTTTTCAAGGGACTGCAATATCGATAGAAGGTTCAGCGCATAATATAGAGATCAAGAATTGTGTGTTTAATAACACCTGGGATGGAATTAATGCTACTAGCTCAGCATTTGGTCTCCATATCCATGATAATGTATTCAAGGGTACCCGGGATGATGTGGTTCAGTTAGGGTCTGGCTGCTCTGATGTTGAGATCAATCACAATAAAATGATCCTCGTTTCAAAAGGGGTTTCCAGGCACGGATCAGGTTCACCGCTCAGACCAGGGACAAAGTATATCCATCATAATATTATTGATTGCAGTAAGCCCATGCTCGGTGGAAGACGTGATCCGGATGATTTACTTCTAGAAAAATATCAAAAATATCATGGTCCGAATGGTGATGGGATGGTATGGGCGCGTCCATTTGGTAGCCACAGGAGTGGTGGATATGGCAGGGGTGATCCATGGAAGATATACCATAACACCATTATCTTTGGGAAGGAATTGAATGATAGGGGAGCAGGACACGAATATGTTCTCGAAACTTTTTATCCTGGGTATCCCCAGGAGGTCTACAACAATATCATCATTCAGACGATGGATCATTGGCTGGCGAGGGATTGCAGGGTAGCAGATGGTTCACAGATATGTGATGGGAATCTCTACTATCGCTTAGGAGCGAATTCTAAGAGCTATTTTTTTAGATCATGGGCGGAGAGATTGGGTGGCAGCTCAAAAGATTTCAAAAGCCTTTCTGCGTTTAAATCATCACCACTCTTTGATGCTTCCAAGAAATATTATGCACCTGGCTGGGAGAAGAATGGAGCGGAAGCGAACCCTCAATTAGATGAAGATTACTATCCTGCCCCTGACGGTCCTGCGGCATATGGTGCTATACCGTTACCATCTAGTTGGCCTGGTCAGGACGGTAAAAAATATCGTGGAGCATTGCCTCCTAAGAACTTGAATATAAAATGA
- a CDS encoding glycosyltransferase family 4 protein — MEKKALFIANTGFALFNYRLQLMKFLSNQGWSVVAIANDEADYVNKFSNIGIRFININIDHKGKNPIADVALIWRLKSLYDQESPSLVHHFTIKPVIFGSLAAKWAKVPAIINSITGLGYVFNKRGLLMRTSMMLYKFALSGRPRVIFQNNDDYQLFISNNLIKKTNAEVILGSGVNTKVFYPNTIKRSDANLQFLLVSRMLWSKGISEYVSAAERVKKQYPETKFILAGGASGGGAKGNPDAIPEKWLNEVNARGIAKWIGRIPFEDVMILLDNSDVVVLPSYYPEGVPRSLIEAAAKGKPIITTNTPGCNEVVLEGVNGFFSSPKDVESLANCMLNFIREPELINKMGIESRKRAVDIFDEEKILEKTAGVYKEAGAL; from the coding sequence ATGGAAAAAAAAGCTTTGTTTATTGCAAACACTGGTTTTGCATTATTTAATTATAGGCTTCAGTTAATGAAATTTCTATCCAATCAGGGATGGTCTGTTGTTGCAATAGCCAATGATGAAGCAGATTATGTTAATAAATTTTCAAATATAGGTATAAGATTTATAAATATTAATATCGATCATAAGGGAAAAAATCCTATTGCTGATGTTGCTCTTATATGGCGATTGAAGTCACTTTATGATCAGGAATCGCCATCGCTTGTGCATCATTTTACCATAAAACCCGTTATTTTTGGCTCATTAGCTGCTAAATGGGCAAAGGTTCCTGCTATTATAAATTCAATTACAGGATTAGGCTATGTATTTAATAAACGTGGTCTCTTAATGCGTACCTCGATGATGCTTTATAAGTTTGCCTTATCTGGTCGGCCACGAGTGATTTTCCAAAATAATGATGACTATCAGTTGTTTATCTCGAATAATCTCATTAAAAAAACCAATGCTGAGGTTATTCTTGGTTCAGGAGTTAATACTAAAGTTTTTTATCCAAATACGATTAAGCGAAGCGATGCTAACTTACAATTTCTCCTGGTTTCAAGGATGCTTTGGAGTAAAGGCATAAGTGAATATGTTAGTGCTGCAGAAAGGGTTAAAAAGCAGTACCCTGAAACCAAATTTATTTTGGCCGGTGGTGCATCTGGCGGTGGTGCAAAAGGAAACCCGGATGCAATTCCTGAAAAATGGCTAAACGAAGTTAATGCAAGAGGAATCGCTAAATGGATTGGACGTATCCCTTTTGAAGATGTGATGATTTTGCTAGACAATTCTGACGTAGTTGTTTTACCCTCATATTACCCGGAAGGCGTCCCCCGGTCATTAATAGAAGCTGCTGCTAAAGGAAAACCAATTATTACTACAAATACTCCAGGTTGTAATGAGGTTGTTTTGGAAGGTGTCAATGGTTTTTTTTCATCGCCAAAAGACGTTGAATCATTAGCAAATTGTATGCTCAATTTTATTCGAGAGCCAGAGTTAATAAATAAAATGGGTATAGAAAGCCGCAAGCGGGCCGTAGATATCTTTGATGAAGAGAAAATTTTAGAAAAAACAGCTGGAGTTTATAAGGAAGCAGGGGCCTTATAG
- a CDS encoding sugar transferase has translation MYLFSPSSKKKVFLLLGDILIVLITFYITVFIKIKIFEPFNFKLILPKFNWWAFTLISLSPIIFYIFELYNKSRWENNTKLLLYISFAVLITSSIVAFLSYIFVFNMVIGRAILLFYSIFSILLLFAWRKLFVNVFSKSEYIKEKVLLIGDGAIVNDIDSIVKTYKIIPYDLKIIRNYSENPGTDCVNDSISTQSLSDMVVNNKFNTIVVACSLNDFPLLRKWLFDMKFSGIAIYDALYFYEALSAKIPIGSIKDSWFLFHNQGKKFNPFLYSRIKRIMDILFSLCGIIILSPLMLLISLAIKLSSKGPIFFRQERLGQNEKPFTILKFRTMIDNAEKATGPKWSDKNDPRVTKVGRPLRKCRFDELPQLFNILKGEMSFIGTRPIRKYFAEKLAKDIPYYRLRFIIKPGLTGWAQVQGRYFDNNEEQKEKLEYDLFYIQNQSLFFDLFIVLKTVSTVLFWKGQ, from the coding sequence ATGTATTTATTTTCTCCTAGTAGTAAAAAAAAGGTATTTCTTTTATTAGGTGATATACTTATTGTTCTTATTACCTTTTATATAACAGTGTTTATTAAAATAAAGATCTTTGAACCTTTTAATTTTAAGCTTATTCTGCCAAAGTTCAATTGGTGGGCTTTTACCTTGATATCGCTCTCTCCAATAATTTTTTATATTTTTGAACTCTACAATAAAAGTCGTTGGGAAAACAATACAAAACTCCTTCTTTATATAAGCTTTGCAGTTTTGATTACTTCAAGTATTGTTGCATTTCTCTCCTACATCTTTGTTTTTAATATGGTAATCGGCAGAGCAATTCTATTGTTTTATTCTATATTTAGCATATTGCTGCTATTTGCCTGGCGCAAACTCTTTGTAAATGTCTTCTCCAAATCGGAATATATAAAGGAGAAAGTGCTGCTTATTGGTGATGGAGCTATAGTAAATGATATTGATTCCATTGTTAAAACATATAAGATCATTCCTTATGATTTAAAGATTATCAGAAATTATTCAGAGAACCCCGGAACGGATTGTGTGAATGATTCTATATCCACTCAAAGCCTTTCTGATATGGTTGTTAATAATAAATTTAATACAATCGTTGTTGCATGTAGTCTCAATGATTTTCCCCTACTGAGAAAATGGCTTTTCGATATGAAATTTAGCGGTATTGCCATTTATGATGCTCTCTATTTTTATGAGGCATTGTCTGCTAAAATACCAATAGGTAGCATCAAGGATTCTTGGTTTTTATTCCATAATCAAGGAAAGAAGTTTAATCCTTTTCTTTACAGTAGAATAAAAAGAATTATGGATATCTTGTTCTCCTTGTGTGGAATAATTATATTGTCCCCACTAATGTTGCTAATAAGCCTGGCTATTAAATTATCGTCAAAAGGGCCAATCTTTTTTAGACAAGAACGCCTGGGACAAAATGAGAAGCCGTTTACTATACTAAAATTCCGTACAATGATTGATAATGCAGAAAAGGCTACTGGTCCTAAGTGGTCCGATAAAAACGATCCAAGAGTTACAAAAGTAGGTAGACCTCTCCGGAAGTGTAGATTTGATGAATTGCCTCAGTTATTCAATATCCTAAAAGGAGAGATGAGTTTTATCGGTACGCGTCCTATACGGAAATACTTTGCTGAAAAATTGGCCAAAGATATTCCATACTATCGACTTCGTTTCATCATAAAACCCGGGCTTACTGGCTGGGCGCAAGTACAAGGCCGTTACTTTGACAATAACGAAGAACAGAAAGAAAAACTTGAGTATGATTTATTTTATATCCAAAATCAATCCCTCTTCTTTGATTTGTTTATTGTACTGAAAACAGTATCGACAGTGTTATTTTGGAAAGGGCAATAG
- a CDS encoding right-handed parallel beta-helix repeat-containing protein, whose translation MLLSHIQKVLNPPVFSLSILISFVSLTSTFFLSANERCLAATYYVATNGNDSNSGSLSNPWKTIEKSIEKLQPGDTLYLRGGTYYESQIVINNHGEESNWITIKNYADESVTINGCYKEFRSTPNSQWEVYDSSKGIYRSVNTYPNAREIYGYFGSGNDNYRLVPYEDYNDLRASNEDYTRSGGIYIGPGIFWNGSNKKIYVRLKPSKQEIAMGYNIPSNTDPRSTPMYIFSNQEIITFGPSSSYITIEGINARYQNNVFEFESGSDHITLKNMEIAGGRTPIMIRDDVRDIVLDGIRVSDNVPPWIAWSDVKCGTKPGHSLQGTAISIEDSAHDIEIKNCIFENTWDGIDANETAYNLHIHNNVFKGTRDDVVQLGSGCSDVEFNHNKLLFVSKGVSREGSGSPLRPGTKYIHHNIIDCSKPMLGGRRDPDDLLSEKYHGPNGDGMVWARPFGRHQGIKFGGGDPWKIYHNTIIFGKELNGKGAGHEYILETFYPGYPQEVYNNIIVQTMDHWLARDCRVADGSQICDGNLYYRLGANSKNYFFRSWEEKLGSSSYYFKSLSAFKSSPLFDASKKYYAPGWEKNGTEANPQLDEDYYPAPDGPAAYGAIPLPSSWPGIDGGGYRGALPPQAP comes from the coding sequence ATGTTACTATCCCATATTCAAAAAGTACTGAACCCCCCCGTTTTTTCTCTTTCCATTCTCATATCTTTTGTAAGCTTAACCTCAACCTTTTTTTTATCAGCAAACGAAAGATGTCTGGCAGCTACGTATTATGTTGCAACAAATGGTAATGATTCAAACAGTGGAAGTTTATCCAATCCCTGGAAGACCATAGAAAAGAGTATCGAAAAATTACAACCAGGCGATACCCTCTATCTCAGGGGTGGAACTTACTATGAGAGTCAAATTGTAATTAACAATCATGGAGAAGAATCAAATTGGATTACCATAAAAAATTATGCTGATGAGTCGGTTACCATTAACGGTTGCTACAAAGAATTTCGATCGACCCCTAACTCTCAGTGGGAGGTATACGATTCTTCAAAAGGAATATACAGGTCGGTAAATACATACCCTAACGCAAGGGAAATTTATGGGTATTTTGGAAGTGGAAACGATAACTATCGCCTTGTTCCTTACGAAGATTATAATGATCTTCGGGCAAGTAACGAAGATTATACCAGGTCTGGCGGTATTTATATCGGCCCCGGTATATTCTGGAATGGTTCTAATAAAAAGATCTATGTCAGACTAAAGCCCAGTAAGCAGGAAATTGCCATGGGATACAATATCCCATCCAACACCGATCCTCGTTCTACACCCATGTATATCTTCTCAAACCAGGAGATTATCACTTTTGGACCATCAAGTTCTTATATAACCATTGAAGGTATTAACGCAAGATATCAGAATAATGTCTTTGAATTTGAATCCGGGTCAGATCATATTACTCTTAAGAATATGGAAATAGCAGGTGGTAGGACACCTATTATGATCCGTGACGATGTTCGTGATATTGTTCTTGATGGTATTCGTGTCTCTGATAACGTTCCTCCCTGGATTGCTTGGAGTGATGTCAAATGTGGCACCAAACCTGGGCATAGTCTTCAAGGGACTGCAATATCGATAGAAGATTCAGCGCATGATATAGAGATCAAGAATTGTATATTCGAAAATACCTGGGATGGAATTGATGCAAACGAAACAGCATACAATCTCCATATCCACAATAATGTATTTAAGGGCACTAGAGATGATGTGGTTCAGTTAGGGTCTGGCTGCTCTGATGTTGAGTTCAATCATAACAAGTTGCTTTTTGTCTCAAAAGGGGTTTCCCGGGAAGGTTCAGGTTCACCGCTCAGACCAGGGACAAAGTATATCCATCATAATATTATTGATTGCAGTAAGCCCATGCTCGGTGGAAGGCGTGATCCGGATGATTTACTTTCAGAAAAATATCATGGTCCGAATGGTGATGGGATGGTGTGGGCGCGTCCGTTTGGACGGCACCAGGGTATTAAGTTTGGCGGAGGTGATCCATGGAAGATATACCATAACACCATTATCTTTGGGAAGGAATTGAATGGTAAGGGAGCAGGACACGAATATATTCTCGAAACTTTTTATCCTGGGTATCCCCAGGAGGTCTACAACAATATCATCGTTCAGACGATGGATCATTGGCTGGCGAGGGATTGTAGGGTAGCAGATGGTTCACAGATATGTGATGGGAATCTCTACTATCGCTTAGGAGCGAATTCTAAGAACTATTTTTTTAGATCATGGGAGGAGAAATTAGGAAGCAGTTCATACTATTTCAAAAGCCTTTCTGCGTTTAAATCATCACCACTCTTTGATGCTTCCAAGAAATATTATGCACCTGGCTGGGAGAAGAATGGAACGGAAGCGAACCCTCAATTAGATGAAGATTACTATCCTGCCCCTGACGGTCCTGCGGCATATGGTGCTATACCGTTACCATCTAGTTGGCCTGGCATCGATGGTGGAGGATATCGAGGAGCACTACCTCCACAAGCACCATAA
- a CDS encoding right-handed parallel beta-helix repeat-containing protein, whose amino-acid sequence MRRLKGKLWKFLFCKLVVLCCLSGASYAGTIHVPEDYSTIKAAVSNASSGDVIIIAPGTYRENGIDINKKLTITSQYYTTKDTKYINQTVIDGGRATVFETINGKGVNVEISGLKFTNASKPIIVNDLVTIKNNIFSDNGGDAISFESDGYGYVGYNTIENTSDDGIDVDGRKGYYTIEHNMILNNEDDGIEIRLYKLYDYSGPTIKYTINNNTLSGNGEDGIQLIDYSDVSNRVFSIFNNVIVNNAMAGVGCMPDGNTRENYGGSYMKERAYLYHNTIAGNVVGVTGADNMIALNNIIVNNKNVGIKRAKTNSVVGYSIFYNNGEHIKDCVTDNGILLNVVPKYDSNYHLLDGSPCIDKGTAYFVWHSDVVLNIPSSSYKGSSPDLGAKESGSSTEPPKNQAPTVNAGSLEVIYDPTDHLTLGGQVSDDGLPDGTLETLWSMVSGPGTVTFSDPRDTDATATFSKQGTYKLKLTANDGELEASDTITVRYVEDGDGDTVTVTAPNTVPFEAEKYAWLVGTAKKVSDADASGGTAITAPEGMGAWAYAEYSLIVTEENYPYYVWIRAKGSDDSGNSLSVSFNGDSKITVPTSSNGTYSWVKLPKSLSTPPGNYPFVIGAAEDGVTWDKVIITTDPSYDPRSIVTTIYALDVSIAQGDDDVEEKNSGGMRMSSSDIELVVDSGIIQNIGLRFNSLDIPSGAIITKAYIQFTTDEISFNETTLMIKGEASNNATPFVGRKGNVSSRSRTVAKVSWNPPAWDIKGESGQDQQTPDITSIVQEIINQPGWAANNAMVFIISGTGRRIAESFEGATNHRDLNKAPKLHIEYSKMQDFSL is encoded by the coding sequence ATGAGAAGGTTGAAGGGTAAATTATGGAAATTTCTTTTCTGTAAATTAGTAGTCCTGTGTTGCTTGTCAGGTGCTTCATATGCCGGTACAATCCATGTGCCAGAGGATTACTCCACGATTAAGGCTGCGGTAAGTAATGCATCGTCCGGTGATGTTATCATTATTGCTCCCGGAACCTACCGTGAAAATGGTATCGATATCAATAAAAAGCTTACCATTACTTCCCAGTATTATACAACAAAAGATACCAAGTATATAAATCAAACCGTTATCGATGGAGGCAGAGCTACGGTATTTGAGACTATCAATGGCAAGGGAGTAAATGTAGAGATTAGCGGTCTGAAATTTACCAATGCCTCTAAGCCAATCATTGTAAACGATTTAGTCACCATAAAAAATAATATCTTTAGCGATAATGGAGGTGACGCCATTAGTTTTGAATCGGACGGCTACGGCTATGTTGGCTATAACACGATTGAAAACACGAGTGACGATGGGATTGATGTTGACGGAAGGAAGGGTTACTACACCATCGAACACAATATGATCCTAAATAACGAGGATGATGGCATAGAAATCCGTTTGTACAAGTTGTACGATTATTCCGGTCCGACGATAAAATACACCATTAATAACAATACCTTATCGGGAAATGGTGAGGATGGCATTCAATTAATTGATTATTCTGATGTATCAAATAGGGTGTTTTCTATCTTCAATAATGTCATTGTAAACAATGCTATGGCTGGTGTAGGGTGCATGCCTGATGGGAATACCCGGGAGAATTACGGCGGGTCATACATGAAGGAAAGGGCGTATCTTTACCATAATACTATTGCAGGCAATGTGGTAGGTGTTACGGGTGCAGACAATATGATTGCCCTGAACAATATTATAGTAAATAATAAGAATGTGGGAATAAAAAGGGCTAAGACAAATTCCGTTGTAGGGTATAGTATTTTTTATAACAATGGGGAACATATAAAAGACTGCGTTACGGACAATGGAATCCTATTGAATGTTGTGCCTAAATATGATTCCAATTACCATCTTTTGGATGGAAGTCCCTGCATAGACAAAGGGACGGCGTATTTTGTATGGCATTCTGATGTTGTTTTAAATATACCATCATCCTCCTATAAGGGATCATCGCCCGATCTGGGAGCGAAGGAATCGGGAAGTTCAACCGAGCCTCCGAAGAACCAGGCGCCAACAGTAAATGCAGGAAGTCTTGAGGTAATTTACGATCCTACTGATCATCTTACTCTTGGTGGACAGGTGAGCGATGATGGATTGCCGGATGGTACCTTAGAGACTCTGTGGAGTATGGTAAGTGGTCCAGGCACAGTGACCTTTTCTGATCCGAGGGATACAGATGCCACAGCCACCTTCTCCAAGCAAGGTACGTATAAATTAAAGCTAACAGCGAATGATGGTGAGTTAGAGGCAAGTGATACGATAACGGTCCGGTATGTAGAAGATGGTGATGGGGATACGGTTACGGTTACAGCGCCGAACACGGTGCCATTTGAAGCAGAAAAGTATGCATGGCTTGTCGGAACGGCAAAGAAGGTAAGTGATGCAGATGCATCGGGTGGTACAGCGATTACTGCACCGGAGGGAATGGGAGCTTGGGCATATGCAGAATACTCCCTCATAGTTACCGAGGAGAATTATCCATATTATGTTTGGATTCGTGCGAAGGGAAGTGATGATAGCGGCAATTCCCTGTCTGTCTCCTTTAATGGTGATTCTAAAATAACGGTACCTACTTCTTCCAATGGAACTTATTCCTGGGTTAAATTGCCAAAGAGCCTTTCTACCCCGCCGGGAAACTACCCCTTTGTTATCGGGGCAGCCGAAGATGGTGTGACATGGGATAAAGTAATCATTACTACCGATCCCTCTTATGACCCTAGATCAATCGTTACTACTATATACGCATTAGACGTTTCCATAGCGCAAGGGGACGATGATGTGGAGGAGAAAAATAGTGGTGGTATGAGAATGTCTAGTTCAGATATAGAATTGGTTGTCGATAGTGGAATAATACAGAATATTGGATTGAGATTCAATTCCTTAGACATCCCATCCGGAGCAATAATTACCAAAGCCTATATACAGTTCACAACTGATGAAATAAGCTTCAATGAAACTACCCTTATGATAAAAGGTGAAGCTTCAAATAACGCAACACCTTTTGTTGGTAGAAAAGGTAATGTCTCTTCTCGATCAAGAACAGTTGCCAAAGTTAGCTGGAATCCTCCTGCCTGGGATATCAAGGGAGAATCAGGGCAAGACCAGCAGACACCGGACATTACTTCCATCGTTCAAGAAATAATAAATCAACCTGGCTGGGCAGCAAATAATGCAATGGTATTTATTATTTCAGGTACAGGAAGAAGAATAGCAGAATCCTTCGAAGGTGCCACAAATCACAGAGATCTTAATAAAGCCCCTAAACTGCATATTGAATACAGTAAAATGCAGGATTTTTCCCTATAA
- a CDS encoding right-handed parallel beta-helix repeat-containing protein, which translates to MLLSHIQKVLNPPVFSLSILVSFVSLTSTFFLSANERCLAATYYVATNGNDSNSGSLFNPWKTIEKSIEKLQPGDTLYLRSGTYYESQIVINNHGEESNWITIKNYADESVTINGCYKEFRSTPNSQWEVYDSSKGIYRSVNTYPNAEGIHGYFGSKNGNYRLVSYERYSDLSADNENYTDIGNIYLGPGIFWDSSDERIYIRLKHSEQEIIMGYTIPLDTNPCSTLMHIFPNHEVITFQEKSSYIHIESINLRYQNNALEFKSGANHIFLKNIDIIGGRTPVLIRNGVHGIVFDGIHISGNVPPWIAWSDVKCGMEPGHAFQGPAISIQDSAYDIEIKNCTFEDTWDGIGAVDTSYNLHIHNNIFKGTRDDGVQLGSGCSDIEINHNKMIFVSKGISRHGSGSPPKPGTKYIHHNIIDCSKPMLGGRRDPDRLLSKKYRGPNGDGMVWARPLAKHEANRFGKGDPWKIYHNTLVFGKELNNKGTGHEYILKYFYRDQPQEVYNNIIIQTMDHWLARECRVADGSQIYDGNIYYRSINNPKTYFFKSHRERKKSSKKHFMSLSEFKSSRFFKSSKKYYPPGLENSGIEADPQLDKNYYPDPNGPAATGAIPLPSGWPGRDGKKYRGALPPQQP; encoded by the coding sequence ATGTTACTATCCCATATTCAAAAAGTACTGAACCCCCCCGTTTTTTCTCTTTCCATTCTCGTATCTTTTGTAAGCTTAACCTCAACCTTTTTTTTATCAGCAAACGAAAGATGTCTGGCAGCTACGTATTATGTTGCAACAAATGGTAATGATTCAAACAGTGGAAGTTTATTTAATCCCTGGAAGACCATAGAAAAGAGTATCGAAAAATTACAACCAGGCGACACCCTCTATCTCAGGAGTGGAACTTACTATGAGAGTCAAATTGTAATTAACAATCATGGAGAAGAATCAAATTGGATTACCATAAAAAATTATGCTGATGAGTCGGTTACCATTAACGGTTGCTACAAAGAATTTCGATCAACTCCTAACTCTCAGTGGGAGGTATACGATTCTTCAAAAGGAATATACAGATCAGTAAATACATACCCTAACGCAGAGGGTATCCATGGGTATTTTGGAAGTAAAAATGGTAATTATCGGCTTGTTTCTTATGAAAGATACAGCGACCTTAGCGCAGATAATGAAAACTATACTGATATTGGTAATATTTATCTTGGCCCGGGTATATTCTGGGATAGTTCCGATGAAAGGATATATATAAGGCTAAAGCACAGTGAGCAAGAAATTATTATGGGATATACTATCCCCTTAGATACAAATCCTTGCTCTACATTGATGCACATCTTTCCAAACCATGAAGTTATCACCTTTCAGGAGAAATCCTCATATATACATATCGAGAGTATTAATCTAAGATATCAGAATAATGCACTTGAGTTTAAATCAGGAGCAAACCACATTTTTCTTAAGAACATCGATATAATAGGTGGTAGGACACCTGTTTTGATCCGTAACGGTGTTCATGGTATTGTATTCGATGGTATTCATATCTCCGGTAACGTTCCTCCCTGGATTGCCTGGAGTGATGTCAAATGTGGTATGGAGCCTGGACATGCTTTTCAGGGACCTGCAATAAGTATTCAGGATTCAGCATACGATATAGAAATCAAGAATTGCACATTTGAAGACACCTGGGATGGAATTGGCGCAGTTGATACATCGTATAATCTTCATATCCACAATAACATATTTAAAGGTACCCGGGATGATGGAGTTCAATTAGGGTCTGGCTGCTCTGACATTGAGATCAATCACAATAAAATGATCTTCGTTTCAAAAGGGATTTCCAGGCATGGATCAGGTTCTCCACCTAAACCAGGGACAAAATATATCCATCACAACATTATTGATTGCAGCAAACCAATGTTGGGTGGGAGACGTGACCCTGATAGATTACTCTCAAAAAAATATCGTGGCCCGAATGGTGATGGGATGGTATGGGCTCGTCCGCTTGCAAAGCATGAAGCTAATAGATTTGGTAAAGGTGATCCATGGAAGATATACCATAATACCCTGGTATTTGGGAAGGAGCTAAACAATAAAGGAACAGGACATGAATATATTCTTAAATATTTTTATCGAGATCAACCACAGGAGGTCTATAACAATATCATCATTCAGACAATGGACCATTGGCTGGCAAGAGAGTGTAGGGTGGCAGATGGTTCTCAAATATATGATGGGAATATCTACTATCGCTCTATAAACAATCCTAAAACTTATTTTTTTAAATCACACAGAGAAAGAAAAAAAAGTAGTAAAAAACATTTTATGAGTCTTTCCGAGTTTAAGTCTTCAAGATTCTTTAAATCCTCTAAGAAATACTACCCTCCCGGTTTGGAGAACTCCGGTATCGAAGCTGACCCTCAACTAGACAAGAATTATTATCCTGACCCCAACGGTCCGGCAGCAACTGGTGCTATACCGTTACCATCTGGTTGGCCTGGCAGGGATGGCAAAAAATACCGAGGAGCGCTACCTCCACAACAACCATAA